A part of Rhinolophus ferrumequinum isolate MPI-CBG mRhiFer1 chromosome 11, mRhiFer1_v1.p, whole genome shotgun sequence genomic DNA contains:
- the LOC117029645 gene encoding olfactory receptor 4S2: MENTNNVTEFVFWGLSENLVVEEVCFVVFSFFYTVILLGNLLIMLTVHTGNLFKSPMYFFLNYLSFVDICYSSVTAPKMIVDLLAKSKTISYEGCMLQLFGVHFFGCTEIFILTVMAYDRYVAICRPLHYMTIMDRDKCNKMLLGTWVGGFLHSIIQVALVVQLPFCGPNEIDHYFCDVHPVLKLACTDTYVVGVVVTANSGTIALGSFVILLISYTVILVSLRKQSPDGRRKALSTCGSHIAVVIIFFGPCTFMYMRPDTTFSEDKMVAVFYTIITPMLNPLIYTMRNAEVKTAMKKLWVRKVFSEKLMINNWK; this comes from the coding sequence ATGGAAAACACAAACAATGTAACAGAATTTGTTTTCTGGGGTCTTTCTGAGAACCTAGTGGTTGAAGAAGTGTGTTTTGTGGTGTTCTCTTTCTTCTACACAGTCATTCTTCTGGGAAACCTTCTCATCATGCTGACAGTTCACACCGGCAACCTTTTCAAGTCTCCTATGTATTTCTTTCTCAACTACTTGTCTTTTGTGGACATTTGTTACTCTTCAGTCACAGCTCCTAAGATGATTGTTGACCTGTTAGCCAAGAGCAAAACTATCTCCTATGAGGGGTGCATGTTGCAACTCTTTGGGGTGCATTTCTTTGGCTGCACTGAGATTTTCATCCTTACTGTAATGGCCTATGATCGTTATGTCGCTATCTGTAGACCTCTACATTATATGACCATCATGGACCGGGACAAATGCAATAAAATGCTACTGGGGACCTGGGTAGGTGGGTTCTTACACTCCATTATCCAGGTCGCTTTGGTAGTCCAACTACCCTTTTGTGGACCCAATGAGATCGATCACTACTTCTGTGATGTCCACCCTGTGCTGAAACTTGCCTGCACAGATACATATGTTGTTGGTGTTGTGGTGACAGCCAACAGTGGTACCATTGCTCTGGGGAGCTTTGTTATCTTGCTAATCTCCTATACTGTCATCCTAGTGTCCCTAAGAAAACAGTCACCAGACGGCAGGCGCAAAGCTCTCTCCACCTGTGGCTCCCACATCGCTGTGGTCATCATCTTTTTTGGTCCCTGTACTTTCATGTATATGCGCCCTGACACTACCTTTTCAGAAGATAAGATGGTGGCTGTATTTTACACCATTATCACCCCCATGTTAAATCCCCTGATTTATACAATGAGAAATGCAGAAGTAAAGACTGCAATGAAGAAACTGTGGGTCAGGAAGGTTTTCTCTGAGAAGTTAATGATAAATAATTGGAAGTAA